In a single window of the Anas platyrhynchos mitochondrion, complete genome genome:
- the ND3 gene encoding NADH dehydrogenase subunit 3 (frameshift mechanism unknown (Mindell et al., 1998, Mol. Biol. Evol., 15:1568-1571)), with the protein MNMLTFMFSLSLVLSAILTALNFWLAQMTPDSEKLSPYECGFDPLGSARLPFSIRFFLVAILFLLFDLEIALLLPLPWAIQLQSPLMTLAWTAAILSLLTLGLAYEWAQGGLEWAE; encoded by the exons ATGAACATACTCACATTTATGTTCTCCCTATCACTGGTCCTAAGTGCCATCCTAACCGCACTAAACTTCTGACTCGCCCAAATGACCCCCGACTCAGAAAAACTCTCACCATACGAATGCGGATTCGACCCCCTCGGGTCTGCACGCCTACCATTCTCAATCCGATTCTTCCTC GTAGCCATCCTGTTCCTCCTGTTCGACCTAGAAATCGCCCTCCTACTCCCCCTACCCTGGGCAATCCAACTACAGTCGCCCCTAATAACCCTCGCCTGAACCGCAGCTATTCTATCTCTCCTAACGCTAGGGCTAGCCTACGAATGAGCTCAGGGGGGCCTAGAATGAGCAGAATAA
- the ND4L gene encoding NADH dehydrogenase subunit 4L encodes MSPLHLSFYSAFILSGLGLAFHRTHLVSALLCLESMMLSMFVGLTMWSIESQTPSFAAVPIIMLTFSACEAGTGLAILVASTRTHGSDHLHNLNLLQC; translated from the coding sequence ATGTCGCCCCTACACCTGAGCTTCTACTCAGCCTTCATTCTTAGCGGACTGGGACTGGCCTTCCACCGAACCCACCTAGTATCAGCCCTACTATGCCTTGAAAGCATGATACTTTCAATGTTTGTAGGCCTAACAATATGGTCTATCGAGAGCCAAACCCCCTCATTCGCCGCAGTACCAATCATCATACTCACCTTCTCAGCATGTGAGGCAGGCACCGGCCTAGCCATCCTAGTAGCCTCTACACGCACCCACGGCTCCGACCACCTGCACAACCTAAACTTACTACAATGCTAA
- the ND4 gene encoding NADH dehydrogenase subunit 4 (TAA stop codon is completed by the addition of 3' A residues to the mRNA), whose product MLKVILPTIMLLPTALLSPPKFLWTNTTMYSLLIAALSLQWLIPTYYPYKFLSNWTGINQISSPLLVLSCWLLPLMIMASQNHLQGEPLPRKRMFISTLIMVQPFILLAFSTTELALFYIAFEATLIPTLILITRWGNQPERLSAGTYLLFYTLVSSLPLLITIMHLYVKIGTLHLPTLELTHPTLSTSWTSILSGLALLMAFMVKAPLYGLHLWLPKAHVEAPIAGSMLLAALLLKLGGYGIMRVTLLMGPLSNILHYPFLTLALWGALMTSSICLRQTDLKSLIAYSSVSHMGLVIAAGMIQTHWSFSGAMILMISHGLTSSMLFCLANTNYERTHSRILLLTRGLQPLLPLMATWWLLANLTNMALPPTTNLMAELTIMITLFNWSALTIILTGIATLLTASYTLFMLLVTQRGSIPSHITSIQNSTTREHLLMTLHIIPMFLLILKPELISGAPL is encoded by the coding sequence ATGCTAAAAGTTATCCTACCAACAATTATACTACTCCCAACAGCCCTACTATCCCCTCCAAAATTCCTGTGAACTAATACTACCATGTATAGCCTGCTAATTGCCGCCCTCAGCCTCCAATGACTAATCCCGACCTACTACCCCTACAAATTCCTGTCCAATTGAACAGGAATCAACCAAATCTCCTCCCCCCTCCTGGTGCTATCCTGCTGACTCCTCCCGCTTATAATCATAGCAAGCCAAAACCACCTCCAAGGAGAGCCCCTACCACGAAAGCGAATATTCATTTCAACCCTAATTATAGTCCAACCGTTCATCCTCCTAGCCTTCTCTACCACAGAACTAGCGCTATTTTACATTGCATTCGAAGCCACACTTATCCCAACCCTGATCCTAATCACACGATGGGGAAACCAACCTGAACGCCTCAGCGCCGGCACCTATCTACTATTTTATACGCTAGTAAGCTCACTACCCCTTTTAATCACGATTATACACCTGTACGTAAAAATCGGCACCCTACACCTACCAACCCTAGAACTAACCCACCCAACCCTATCCACCTCATGAACAAGCATTCTATCAGGACTAGCACTGCTTATAGCATTCATAGTAAAAGCCCCTCTATATGGCTTACATCTTTGACTACCAAAAGCCCACGTAGAGGCTCCCATCGCAGGCTCAATACTCCTCGCCGCCCTTCTGCTAAAACTAGGAGGCTACGGGATCATACGAGTCACCCTACTAATAGGACCTCTATCCAACATCCTCCACTACCCCTTCCTAACCCTAGCCCTATGAGGTGCCCTAATAACTAGCTCAATCTGCCTCCGACAAACAGACCTAAAATCACTAATCGCCTACTCATCCGTCAGCCACATAGGACTGGTCATCGCTGCAGGAATAATCCAAACCCACTGATCATTCTCAGGGGCAATAATCCTAATAATCTCCCACGGACTAACCTCCTCCATACTATTCTGCCTAGCCAACACAAACTACGAACGCACACACAGCCGAATCCTGCTACTCACACGAGGCCTCCAACCCCTACTACCCCTCATAGCCACCTGATGACTACTAGCCAACTTAACAAACATGGCCCTTCCCCCAACAACAAACCTTATAGCAGAGCTAACCATCATAATCACCCTATTTAACTGATCCGCCCTCACAATCATCCTGACAGGAATTGCCACCCTACTAACCGCATCATACACCTTATTCATGCTGCTAGTCACCCAACGGGGCTCAATTCCCTCCCATATCACATCCATTCAAAACTCAACCACACGAGAGCACCTGCTCATAACACTCCACATCATCCCCATGTTCCTCTTGATCCTCAAGCCCGAACTAATCTCTGGAGCCCCCTTAT